Below is a genomic region from Pleuronectes platessa chromosome 5, fPlePla1.1, whole genome shotgun sequence.
aattcagtgtttgtgtcaggACGGAGACTTTAAGACTTTGTGGGTGAGAACAGGctgagtcctgagtcctgagtcctgagtcctgagtcctgagtcctgagtcctgagtcctgagtcctgagtcctgagtcctgagtcctgagtcctgagtcctgagtcctgagtcctgaAGGTTTTTAAACCAACAATTTCCTCGGCAGTAATTTGTGTCTCCACTGACGACGCTGTGGCTCAGTGGGAATGTGGGTTCCCCCCCCCAAtgtgggtcccccccccccccccccgtcctcaggtcggagggacagacagacccCTCCAGCAACACTCAGGATTCCTGGAGTGTTTTTCATCATATGTCCTGAAGCTCAGAGGAGAAGCCTGtaaatctcccccccccccccacctcctctcccccctacctcctctccccccctgcctcctctctcccctgactcctctcccccctgtctcctctctcccccctgcctcctctcccccctgcctcctctcccccctgcctcctctcttcccctgcctcctctcccccccctgtctcctctctcccccctgcctcctctcccccctgcctcctctcccccctgcctcctctcccccccctgcctcctctctccccctgtctcctctctcccctgcctcctctccccccctgcctcctctccccccctgcctcctctctctccccccctgcctcctctccccccctgcctcctctcccccctgcctcctctctccccctgcctcctctcccactcgcttctcctccctccctctcttggtCTCTCTCAGCCTCTTTCTGACTCTCGTGTTCTCTCTGGTTTCTCCTCACAGATCTCCAGTGTTTTGAAGTCACATTCCTGAGGAGGACTGACCCGACAGCAGCTCTTCATCCCTTTTGTGTGACGGCTGACGAACAGGAGGGTTTGATGCTCGGAGGAGAGGAGGCCTCAGTGTCTGGTTGGACAtggcttgtctgtgtgtgagaagaagACAGAGGGAGCTGATCTGAGGTCAAGGCCTTCGTCTTCTCCCCCGAGTCACATGGCAGCGTGAGGCACAGCCCTGGGTTGCTATCGCTACTGACCGACCTAAATACTTGtgtcctgactgggaggagcCACAGACTGGATCCCTCAGCAGAGAACCCACAGATCTTCAAGTCGAGCTGTTGACAGTGTTTTGGTTCTAATCACCCTGAGAAAGTGACTCCCTCCCACCCGCCCAGTGTCCGACCCTCTGAACCCGAGGAGCCggaaaacaagcacacactctTTTCTCTGGAGAAACTGGTTCAACTCCCGTCGACTCATCGGAGACAAAATGCCGGCGAAGACGCCAATTTACCTCAAAACGACGACTCCCAAGAAAGGAAAGAGGCTGAAGCTGCGAGACGTCCTCTCAGGGGACATGATCAGCCCCCCGCTGGGGGACGTCCGGCACAGTGCTCACGTGGGTCCTGAAGGACGAGGCATGTTTGGAGATGTGAGTTTCCTCCAGGGGAAGATGGACATGCTGCCGTCTCTGAGCCGGACGCCAAACGGCCACGCACGCTCGCACAGCGTGGAGAGACACCTGGACGACGACAAACAGGACTCACACAACTACGCCTACAACGGTTTCCATTACCAGCACACCTGCACCGGGCTGCTGAAGACCACCATCTCCATGCCCGTCTTCATCTCCCACGAACAGGCGCCACCCAAACCCCCACGCCTCCACCTGGAcgacccctcccctccctccctgcccccGCAGCAGCTCCACTTCCAGCTCCATCAGCAGCCGACGGAGACGAGCCACAGACAGGCCAACGGCTTCGATCACACAGACAACAACGTCCAGCAGCACCCGACTCTGTCGCTCTGTGAGAATGGCGTGGTGGGACGTTTGGCATCAGAGCCCTGCCGAGACATCTCCCTGTCCCCCGCCATCCGCAGGCTCGTCCCCTCCTCTGGCTCCTTCTCAGAGGTGTCCTCTGAGGACTCCATGTCAGAAACCTGTGGGCCGCTGGACGTCCGCCGGGGCCTCAGTCTGGACTCTGACGCCGGCCTGAGCAACGAGGACCTGAGGAGCGAACGCAGCGAGTCTCCGTGCGCTGCCTTTCATCCGGCCGCTCCATCAGACTCGCCTGACGCGTCCCACTCT
It encodes:
- the zgc:154093 gene encoding cdc42 effector protein 2; translated protein: MPAKTPIYLKTTTPKKGKRLKLRDVLSGDMISPPLGDVRHSAHVGPEGRGMFGDVSFLQGKMDMLPSLSRTPNGHARSHSVERHLDDDKQDSHNYAYNGFHYQHTCTGLLKTTISMPVFISHEQAPPKPPRLHLDDPSPPSLPPQQLHFQLHQQPTETSHRQANGFDHTDNNVQQHPTLSLCENGVVGRLASEPCRDISLSPAIRRLVPSSGSFSEVSSEDSMSETCGPLDVRRGLSLDSDAGLSNEDLRSERSESPCAAFHPAAPSDSPDASHSGSLAGLDLDLGPSILEDVLGIMDRYKTTDNRCEL